GAGAACAGTGATTCCCACGGCTCGGAGGACGATAAATTCGTGCGAGTCAGCATCCAGTACACGCTCGAAGAACGGCGTACCGAACCAGACGACTATCAATAAAAGGAGGATAACGCCCAGGGCAAGCCCAATCGACTGCACAGCTGCGCCGATATCACCGCCCCCCAGCAGCAGTGCTGAGGCGACCACGAGGTACACTGCGATAACGAGGTCCTCATAGACGAGCGTTCCCAACATCGGTTCAGCCTCGTCGTTAGCGATCCATCCAAGATCGATCAGGGACTTCGTGATGATGGCTGATGAGGAGATATAGACGATTCCCGCTACTAGAAATGCCGGTAAGATTGCCCGAAAGAGGACGAACCCAAGTATTAGTCCACCCCCAAAGTTGACGACGAGGTCAACCGTGCCGGCCTTACCGATGCGACTCCGGTTGGCGAGTAGGCGGTTGAGATTGAATTCAAGCCCGAGAAAGAACAGCAAGAACACGATACCGAGTTCGGCCCCTAGTTCGACAAATTCGGTCGCTTCGAGCGCATAAGGAGTGAGTCGCCCAACAACGTACGGACCGAGCAGGATGCCAGCACCAATATAAAAGGGGATAACCGACTGACGAAGGTAATTGGCGATACCACCGACAAGTGCAACCGCGGCAAATAACACTCCGAGTTCGAAGAGCGCCACCTCACTGACCACACCACATCACCTCCAGTTTGTTCGCCATAGAGTCACTCGGAATTAGCGGCGTCGTTAGAGACGAGCGCATCGAACTCTTGCAAATCTTCCTGAGAGCCGATGACCACGAGTGTGTCACCGACCTCGATAACCGTATCCGCTTGTGGTGATGGCACCACGGATCCAGCTCGTTCGATGGCGGCAACCGACACTCCCGTTCGCTCACGGACACGCGCGTCCGCTAGTGTTTGGCCGGCGATCTCCGCCCCGTCGTCGACGTTGTACCACTCCAAGAACGTCCCCTCTGCGAGCATCGTCTCGACCTGTTCGGATTGCACCGGCTGGAAATACGCACCTTCTAGAATAGTCCCGACAGTTCGAGCCAGACGGTCAGGGAGTTCGAACAATTTCTCGGAGTCAGCACCCTCTGAGGCCTTGAGAAATACCTCCCGCTTGCCGGTATTGTGCGTGACGATGACGAGTCGCTGTTCGTCGTCGATTTCGATCTCGAATTTCTTCCCGACGCCGGGAAGGTCACTCTCGTAGACAGTCATACCAGACTTGTGTTTAGGAAGCCTAATAAAAACGGCCGAGTATCCAGAGAGAATCAGCCTAATCGCTCCGGCCATGCCACTGGACGGAACCTTGACAGTCTCAGTTCAGCTCCGTCGAATGAGTTACGACTCTCGGGGCCATCACATTACGCATGTCAAACAAGGATTCAGAAGAACAGTCATCAGATGGCGAGTCACTGTCACCAGATGACGTTTACGAGGTGATGGAGCCGTTCGAACCGTACACATTAGACGATTTAATCCAGCGACTTGACGTCACGAAGGGACGTCTTTGGTCTCTATTGCGAACCCTCCATCAGGGCGGCAAAATCAGAAGGAAAGAATCGGAACCCAACCAGCGAATATGGGTTCGAGAACCACCCACTCAGCAATGTGCGAACTGTGATTACGAGTTCCAAATCAAACTATCTCATCCTATCCTCGGAGCTGTACAGTTCTGTCCCCGTTGTGGCACGCACCTCCGATGAGGCCGTGCCCTCACCAGCAGTTAAACAGATACTGGATCAATAAGCAAGACAATCATCACGGCAATCTCTCCGACGGCACTAGAAACGGGAGAAGCTGTAGTGGGTAATTATTGTGTTTTATCCACTCGACTTCCACAGTTAGGACAATATCTGACAGAAGACAATATCGGATGGAGAAATTTCACCTCGAATTCGTAGTCACACTGTGGACAAGTATTATCGGGCGGTTCACGCATCCAAATTCGGAGATTGGGTTCTGGTTCCTTCTTTTGAACCTTTCCCGCCACCGCGAGGCTGCGAAGGATCGACCACATATTCCCGAGAGATGTACCAACACGATCTGCCAGCTCCCGGGTAGTATAGGGTACGAACGGGTCCATTTCCTCATAGACCGTCTCTTCTGATATCTGTCCAGAATGCTGGTTGTCTTTTGGGGGTTCAGCCGACATTTGCTGAAAATATGCTCCGAGCTATTGTTAAACCCCTATTATTAAGGGAACATGTCAAATATAACTCATAACGTCTGATGCAATATCAGTACTAACGAACAGGACGATGTGATCACCGGCCTTGATCACGGTGTCACCCCGAGGTACAATGAACTCACGGTCACGGGTAACTGCCCCTATGACGACTGCAGAGGGAAGGTCAGTAATGCTCTCTTCGATCGGGCGGTTCGTGAGAATACTATCCTCGTCGATTTCGAGTTCAATAATCTCTGCTTGACGATTCTCAATGAGGGAAAGATTCTCGATCTGTCTCTCTTGAGTGAAGCGGATAATCTCCTCGGCAGTTACTTCGCGTGGGTTGACTGCAACGTCAATCCCCACCGCCTCAAATAATGATGCGTATTCCCCGTCTTCAACGATTGCTATTGTCCTCTGTACGCCAATATTATTGGCTACCAAAGAAACGAGGAGATTCTTCTCGTCACTGTCTGTTGCTGCAATAAGAGTCCCTACCTGGTCAATATTTTCGCGTAGAAGAAACTCTGAATCCGTTGCGTCGTGGTTCAGGATCAAGGTTTGTTGTAGTGTCTCGGCCAGTTCTCGGGCTCGGTCACCATCTTGCTCAATCAGACGGGACTCGATATCTTGTTCTTCGAGTCGTCTGGCTGTATTATACCCGATATCACTACCTCCAACGATGACAATATCGTCGCTCTCATCTGGAATATTCGGAGGTGCAACTGTTCTCGAAAACGCCTGTATGCTTGTTGGCTCACCGATGATGATGATCCTATCTCCAAGTTCAATAGAGGTCTCTCCATCCGGAATAATAACGTCACCATCTCGGGCGAGCGCAGCAAACGTCAGCGACTCGAATCGGTCCGCATCTGCAACAGTTTGGCCGACAAGCTCGTTTTCTTGTGTGAGTTCAAACTCAGCCATCTGGACAAGGCCACCGGCAAATGTCGCAACATCAACTGCGGCCGGCAGGCCAATGACACGGGCGATATTGTCCGCTGTCAGGAGATTCGTCGAGACCATAAAGTCGACACCGAAAGCACCCTCGGACTGCTTCCACGTTTGAAAAAAGGACTTGTTACGGACTCTAGCGATTGTAAAGGCGTCACTCACAGTTTTCGCTGTTCCACACGTGACTAAGTTCGTTTCATCATCGTCTGTACTTGCGATAAGCATATCTGCATCTTCTAGACCGGCTTGCTGTAGTATATCCAGAGAACTCCCATCTCCCTCGATCGCCAGCACATCTATTGAATAGGTGAGTTGTTCAACCATCTCAGGGTCGGTGTCAACAACCACGACATCATGGTTGTCAGAAAGGCTCGTGGCGATATTCGATCCGACCTCACCAGCACCGACTATTAGAATCTTCATTGGATCTTGAGAATCGTTCATTTGTGACTAATAGACAAGCCCGACTAATGGACGTTCTGCTTGTTCTGATGCGAGTTCCTATCCTGTACATGAAGCACAGAGATTTGACGCATTCTGTATCGACCACAACATCTCTAAACTCAGTGCAATCAGATCTTGGTCGCCACGCTCAAGTTATCGGTCGAAGTGAGAGCATCGGCGCCCAGATCAATAGTTTCCGTACGTTCTCTACTCTGGCTGAATTTTAGAAGGTGTTCCCGATCTGGATAGGAACTCGGGATCGGATCCGTGTTTGTCATATGCACTCCGGATGTGACTTCGATGGGAGTGGAACACGTTAAATCAACGTCCTCCCTGTGGTTACGTCTGATCTGCAACTATCATCAGTGAGTGGCAGTACAACAAACCAACCCACAAATGGCAGACGAACATCAGGGCGAGTAGGTCACATAGCTGCCAAGAAGAATTGAATAGCCGGTGGGAGGGTGACCCGGAGCAGCGCTCCGCCAAATCCGAGACTGATGAAACCAAACAGGGTAGCGAGCTGCGATTTGTCATCCTCTATCCCGACCAACATATGGTACAAGACGAACGATCCAGAACTCTGTACAATAAATAGCCCCACCACTGCCCCACCGGTTACAAAAAATGGGTCTGCTTTAAGCGAAAATATGGGGTACGATAACGCAGGCCATCCAAGCAAAATTGCAGATATGCCGATAACGACGTAAAAAAAGAACAAGCCCGATACTACAAGAGCAGCGCGTATCCCAACAGCAAAAACGAGTTTGAGAGACGCCTCCAGAAGGGTTGTTATCCTGGCCATCCGTGACTGAGGGGGATCCAGCTTATCGGACACAACTCTCTCATATCGGCCTACGTGAAGGGTACTTATCAAGATACTGTAGAAACTGAAAGCCCAGAATTCTTCCCATACGCTCGGTGGGACTGGATACACACTCTTAACAGATAGTGGATGAACTTATCAGTATGAACAGTGAGACCGACGACGAAGACATCCTTGCTCATGTACTTCTTCCCGTCGCTCACGAAGCCGACGCGTTGGCGACGGCGACCGCGCTTGAACCCTACGGACCAACCCACGTGACCGCCCTTCACGTCGTAGAGAAGGGCGACGGCGTGCCGGACAAAACGCCGGTCGAGCAGTCTGAGGACCTTGCCGCAGAATCGTACGCTGCCGTTCAATCAGTATTCCCCGATGCCGACGAACACACCGCCTATGGACGGGACGTGGCTGCTGAGATTTTCAACGCCGCTGACGAGGTCGACGCCAGCGCCATCGCCTACCGTTCTCGTGGTGGGAATCGACTTATGCAGTTTCTCTCCGGCGACATTTCGGTGAAACTGGTGACCAAGGCGGACCGCCCCGTCATCGCCCTCCCCCGTGAGGACGAATCATGAGCGAAGAAGAACTCGCCAAGGACCTGGGGCCGCTCGCGGCTCTGACCATCGGCGTTGGGACGATGATTGGTGCGGGTATCTTCGTTCTGCCGGGTGAGGCCATCCTCAAGGCCGGGTCGCTAGCGTCTGTGGCATTCGTTCTGGGTGGTGTCATCGCTATGTTCACGGCGCTGTCAGCTAGCGAACTCGGGACCGCGATGCCTCGCTCGGGGGGAGCCTACTACTACGTCAATCACGCGCTGGGACCGATGTTCGGGTCGATCGCTGGCTGGGCCAACTGGCTCGGGCTGGCCTTCGCTAGTGCGTTCTATATGGTCGGCTTCGGCCGGTACATCGCCCGCATCTTCGGTCTCTCCGGTAGCGTCGGTGTCGGCCCGGTATCAATCACCGTCGTGAAGATAATCGCGCTCGTCGGGGGTGCCTTTTTTGTCCTCATCAACTACGTCGGTGCGAAGGAGACGGGGCGGCTCCAGAACATCATCGTCGTTCTGCTGATTGGTATCCTCACTGTGTTCACAGTATTAGGAACACTGCGGGCCGAACCGTCGAATCTCCCCGCCGCGACAGACGTGGTCACCACTTTAGAGACGACGGGCCTCATCTTCGTCTCCTATCTCGGCTTCGTCCAGATCACGAGCGTCGCCGAGGAAATCAAAGACCCAGGAAAGAATCTCCCACGGGCAGTCATCGGCAGCGTCGTCATCGTGACGGTCATCTACGCGCTTGTCTTGGTGATCATGAGTGCGGCCGTTCCCCCAGGATTCATTGCGGATATCATCAGCTCAAATGCCGAGAACCCTATTGCCGTCGTCGAAGTTGGGGACTACATTCAAGGGGCTGCAATGGGCGGTGCTCTGCTATTCGGTGGCCTTCTTGCGACGGCATCCAGTGCGAATGCCTCCATCCTTGCTTCCTCGCGGATCAACTTCGCAATGGGCCGTGACCGCATCGTCACGCCGGCACTCAACGAAATCCACGAAAAGTTCGGTACCCCGTACCGAGCTATCGGCATTACCGGCGCACTTATCCTCCTGTTCATCGTCATCGGCGACCTGACGCTATTGTCCGGAGCCGCATCGGGTTTGCACCTCATCATCTACGGCCTGCTGAATTTGGCGCTCATCGTGATGCGCTACGTCGGTCCCGAGGAGTACACGCCGGATTTCGTCGTTCCGTTGTATCCGCTATTGCCGATCTTAGGCGTCGTGCTTTCCTTTGCGCTACTGGTCTTCGTCGCCAGTGACGCACTGATCCTGTCGTTCGGCATCGCAGTAGCGGCGATACTGTGGTATTTCTTCTATGCTCGAACTCGAACGGAAAAACAGGGAATCCTCTCGAAGCACATCATTTCACGCTCGCGAGAAATGCCGGACGCGGCCGTTAATGCCGCAACGAGTGTCCAACCAGACGGCGGGCAGTTCCGCGTGATGGTGCCATTGGCCAACCCCGCTCACGAGCAGGAACTTATCACGCTCGCCAGTGCTATCGCCAAACAGCGAGGTGGCACCGTTGTCGCCACCCATATCGTGACGGTCCCTGACCAGACGGCACTGGCAGCTGCCGCCGACCGCTCCGATGATATCGACGAAAGTTCACAGCACCTGCTTGACAACGCCCGCGAGGACGCCGAGACCTTCGGGGTCGATGTCGAGACACACACCATCCTGTCACACAAATCCTACGAGGCCATCTTTGATGCTGCCCGAACCCACACCGCAGACCTCGTGGTTATGGGTTGGGGGCCTGACTCGCATGGCTCGCCCGGGCGAGCGGAGTCGGCAATCGACGAACTCACCGAGGCAGTCCCCTGTGACTTCCTGATTCTCCGCGATCGTGGGTTCGATCCCTCGCGCATTCTTCTCCCGACAGCCGGAGGCCCGGACTCCGAGCTATCGGCCACCATCGCGAAATACCTCCAATCAGAGTTCGACGCCAAAGTGACCTTGCTCAACGTCGCGGAGGACCGCGAAGCAGGCCAGCAGTTCCTCGAAGAGTGGGCAGTGGACAACGGTTTGGAGGATGCCGAACTGCTGGTCAAATCCGGAGACATAGAGACGGCTATCCAGAACGCCGCGGACGATGCGACGCTTCTGCTCCTCGGTGCGACGGAAGAAGGGCTCCTCCGTCGACTCGTCTCCGGATCGCTCGTGTTGAACGTTATCGACAATGTGGAGTGTTCGGTTCTGCTCGCAGAGAAACACCGCGATCGTGGTCTACTCCAACGGCTGTTCTGAGACAGGAATTCCGGTCTCAAACCTATTGGCTCAATGGGCCCCCAAAACGGGATCACACCGAAATTCCCCTCTTTTTGATACGACAGGTAGTATCTAACTTATCCGCCGGCGTTCTACCTCGTTGCGTGGGAGTCGAAGGGCCGTGATCGTTCGCGTGCGCACCGGACGGATTAGTCGAACCGCAGAAGAACTCATCGACGTTCTCAAGGGCGAGTCCTCGTCCTCACTCAGTTAACCAACACGGTGATGGATCCCTTCCGCTCTGTTGGTTAAGTTTTTCAGCGCCCGCGGAGGGGCGGAGGCGCGTTCTGACCTCCGTCGAATAATGACTGAACCCTATCTCACGACGGTTCTTTGGGAAGCCGAGCACGTTGCCGAGCAGCACGACCAGGTCGCTCGAACGACAGACAATCAAGCCCACGAGTACCTCCGATACGCCGTCCTCCGAGTGCTTGAAGGCGAGTCGGACCACCTCCCAGCAGACTGGACGCCGATCGACGGCGTGACCGTCGGCTACGGGAGCGACGACGCGATGTACGACAGCTGGGGCTCCAGCGAAGACTGGTGGGAGACCGTCCCGCCGCAGGAGGCGTGTACCCGCTTCCGGGTGTTCTTCCCGGACGACCACCAGACGGTTCCCCGTGACATCGTCGACGTGATGGCTGCGCTGGGTGCCTGGCGCGTCTGGACCGGGAGCGCAGCCGCGTGCGGCTCCTATGACCATCGCGAGCGCCGCGAGGTCCACTACCTGTGGCCGGAAGGCCATCCGGTGGAGGAACTGCTCCACGAGCGGCTCAGGGGGCCTGCGGAAGCCATCGCGCCCGACGGTGGCCGAACGGGCGATGTTCGCGACCGACTGGTCGTCGACGAGAACGCACAGTCGGAGGACGATCTTGAGCCCCGCACGAAGCGTGCCGTCGCCGAAGCGATGGACGTCTCACTCCTCTCGAAGGGTGGCCGCTACGAGGTACAGTCTGCGTCCGGGAACCGGTACGAAGTCGACGTCATCGACGAATCGTGTACCTGTCCCGACTGGCAGCAACGTTCACCCGAAGGCGGCTGCAAGCACCTGCGCCGCGTCGATCACGAGATCAAACGGGGCCGCGTGCCCCGACCAGACGGCCGCCTTCCCTCCCCGTAGTCGTGGCCAGACTACTCCACGGGACGGACTGTGTCGCCATCCCGACGGACCCGGTCGAACGTTGAGAGATACGCGATCCGGTCGTGAACCTCCTCGTCATCCAGCTCCAGTTTGGCGGCCAGTTCGTCGACGGTCATCGGGTCATCGAGTGCCTGGAGGACTTCGAGCCCCCGGTAGTACCTGTTCATGAGTTCCTGAACGCGGTCCTCAATCGGTGTGGTCACCCCGTACCGCTCCTCGAGTTCGACCAGGGCCTCGTTCGCGAACGTGGCGAACTGATCGTCCCCCAGGCGTTCGATCTGGGCTTCGAGTTCATCCCGGACGACGTCGTAATCGAGGCCGGCCTGCACGAGCATATTCATGTCCTCGATGTCGTCGTCGCGGCCTGCGATCGCCTTGAACAGGAAGATATCCTCGTTGCTGACCAGCCGGACCGTCAGTCGATCCGTGTCGAGGAACGGCTCGCTGCGCTCTTGCATCCCGTCGGTGAGCACGAGCTTGTTCGCGACCTGCTGGTTGAAGATGTCGAGGCGACACCCATCGTCGTTCTCGACGCAGCTCGTCGCCCCCAGCGCCCGGTAATCTGGATCCAGCGATTGAACCTCCGCATACCCGAGGTCCATCAGGACGGCCCACAGCTGGCCGTACGCGTCGCCATCCGGGACGACCAGGTCGATATCTTTCGTCGCCCCCTTGAGGTCGCGCAGCGACATCGCGCCACCACCGATCAGGTAGACCGTGAGCGGGGCTGAGAGGCCATCCGCGATTCGCTGGAATTCGTTCTCGATGTACTCGCGTCCGAATGTTGGTCTCATAGTAAATCAATAGAGGTGCCCGAAACTACGGGTACGGGAGAAAACCAGCACTCGTGAGTCGTCTCACGGTCCATGGCAGGGTTGACTCTCTACTATATCTTATTAATACTTTTAATCACAGGTTGTGTTGTGATGTATATGGAGGTCCACCGCACTGTTCCGGTCAAACTCGATGTGACCGAAGAGCAGGCGGACCTGCTTCACGAGACCATCGACGAGTTTCGGTGGGCCGCCAACTATGTCGTAGATGCCGCGTGGGACGGTGAATGGGCCGAAACCCGAAAGTCCGTCCTGCACGACCTGACCTACGACGAACTACGCGAGCAGACACGGCTTCACAGCAACCACGTTCAGTCGGCTCGCGACCGTGCCGTTGACGCACTTGAAAGTGTGCTCGCGAAGTGGTCGAAAGGTGAGTACGCTTCATTGCCCACGTTCACCTCGCCCTTCGTGGAATATAACCAGCGAAACGCCACATTCCACGACGACCACGCCTCGTTATCTACCGTCGATGGACGCGTTATTGTCGAGTACGTCATTCCCGAGGTAACCGGTGAAACGCCCTTCTCCGAATATCTGCGGAGCAACAAGTGGGAGACTACTGGTGCGACACTCCATTATCGCCGTGGCGATTTCTACCTCCACGTCCGAACAAAGGCGGATGTGGACGACCCCGTTCCAGCCGAGAACGGAACGGTTCTCGGTGTGGACCTCGGGGTCGAGAACATCGCCGTTACTTCGACTGGCGTGTTCTGGTCTGCCGACGAACTCAACCACTGGCGACAGGAGTACGTTCAGCGCCGCAAATCGCTCCAAGAGTGTGGGTCGCGGTGGGCTCATGAGAACGTCCAAGCGGTCGGACGCAAGGAGACGGGACGCTTCAAGCAGTATCTTCACCGTGTCGCGAACGAACTCGTAGACGAGGCAGCTGAAAATGGCTGCACGGTGATCGCCTTCGAGAACTTGACGGATATCCGCGATCGGATGCCAGATGCCCGTAAGTTCCACGAGTGGGCGTTCCGTCGCCTGTACGACTACGTCTCGTACAAGGCCGAGGTACGCGGGATCCAGGTTGAGCAAGTGAACCCGAAGAACACGTCGAGACGGTGTTCATCTTGTGGGTTCACACACGAGGACAACCGCCCCGCACAGGACGCGTTCTGCTGTCAGTCCTGCGAGTACGAGAACCACGCGGACTACAACGCAGCCAAAAACATCGGCTATCGACTCCTTCGCAACCAAACTGGCGGCGAAGGAGGTGCACCCGTAGGCGTGCGCTTGAACACCGGGATGCTGAACGCGAACGGGGTCAAGCCCCTGCCGGATTCGGCTAGAGCGGGAGTCCACGGTGAACACCACGGTCCTTAGGCCGTAGTGAGCTTACTGTGGTAGTGGCACCTCGTAGTCAGCCGCCAGCTCCTGGAACTCGTCCCACTCCGGGAGTTGCTCGTCATCGACCTCGCCGTGCGTCTCGAGGTAGCGGAGCAAGGCGTCGATTTCGTCTTCGAGGCCATACTTCGCCGCCTGCTCTCGGAGGTCCGCCTCGTCAACGTCGACGCGGCTGAGTAGGAGGAGACAGTACGAGCGGTGACGGCTGCCGTCGTCGATCAGTAGCGTGTGACAGCAAAGTTCCGCCGGCGAGACGGCATCGAGTTCTTCAGAATAGAAGTAGTAGCGGTGGCCGGTGAGCAGGAACTGGAGGTCGAAGGCGGCGAATCGAGCGAGGCCGGTTTCGTGGAACGCCTCTGCCTCGATCTCCGTCTCAGCCTGGGCGAGGAATTCGTCGTAGTCCTCCCAGAGAATCGTGCCCTTCGGGGCGACGGATTCGAGGCGTTGACGATGTAGATGGTGTGCGAGTTCACGGGCGAACTCGTGGAGGCGGTCGAAGTCGGCGTTGAAGTCATAGCGGCCGTCGGCTGTTCCGACGAGACCCCGGTCGCGAAACCGCTTGAGGACCCGGTTGACCGTGTTGCGGTAGTTGTCGCTCCGGTCCGCAATCTCGGAGACCGTTCGCGGCTGGTCGAGGTAGTACAGCACCTCGAGTGTCTTCCCGGTCAGCAGCTCGGGGAAGTCGATGTGGGAGTGCTGGCGGACGAGGTCCTGGTAGAGCTCGACGGCACGAGCGTCTGACGGGATGACTCGTTTTCGGCGGCCGTCGCGTTCCGTGTAGACGAGTCCCTTCTCGACGAGGTCAGCGACGGCACGAGAGAGGTAACTCTCGCTGTGGTCGAGCTTCGTCGCGAGTTCGGAGATCGTGTCGCCACGGTCGACCGTGGCTAGGACCTCGAGTTCGATGCGCCGGAGCACGGTGTAACATAGTACGAAACTTGTATATAAAGAAGTTTCGAGTAGTGTTACAGTCAGCAGGCACGAGAGCCGTCTCCATCGTCTTAACCAACAAAACTATGGATCCGTAGGACGTGTTGGTTAACACGAGAGTAGCTGATGTCCTACGAACCCCCGACCCCACCGGCGAACCTAACGACAGAGATCGTCAAGACGCTCAACGAGTCGGATCCGG
The genomic region above belongs to Haloplanus sp. HW8-1 and contains:
- a CDS encoding helix-turn-helix transcriptional regulator, which gives rise to MLRRIELEVLATVDRGDTISELATKLDHSESYLSRAVADLVEKGLVYTERDGRRKRVIPSDARAVELYQDLVRQHSHIDFPELLTGKTLEVLYYLDQPRTVSEIADRSDNYRNTVNRVLKRFRDRGLVGTADGRYDFNADFDRLHEFARELAHHLHRQRLESVAPKGTILWEDYDEFLAQAETEIEAEAFHETGLARFAAFDLQFLLTGHRYYFYSEELDAVSPAELCCHTLLIDDGSRHRSYCLLLLSRVDVDEADLREQAAKYGLEDEIDALLRYLETHGEVDDEQLPEWDEFQELAADYEVPLPQ
- a CDS encoding RNA-guided endonuclease InsQ/TnpB family protein; amino-acid sequence: MEVHRTVPVKLDVTEEQADLLHETIDEFRWAANYVVDAAWDGEWAETRKSVLHDLTYDELREQTRLHSNHVQSARDRAVDALESVLAKWSKGEYASLPTFTSPFVEYNQRNATFHDDHASLSTVDGRVIVEYVIPEVTGETPFSEYLRSNKWETTGATLHYRRGDFYLHVRTKADVDDPVPAENGTVLGVDLGVENIAVTSTGVFWSADELNHWRQEYVQRRKSLQECGSRWAHENVQAVGRKETGRFKQYLHRVANELVDEAAENGCTVIAFENLTDIRDRMPDARKFHEWAFRRLYDYVSYKAEVRGIQVEQVNPKNTSRRCSSCGFTHEDNRPAQDAFCCQSCEYENHADYNAAKNIGYRLLRNQTGGEGGAPVGVRLNTGMLNANGVKPLPDSARAGVHGEHHGP
- a CDS encoding cation:proton antiporter regulatory subunit — protein: MTVYESDLPGVGKKFEIEIDDEQRLVIVTHNTGKREVFLKASEGADSEKLFELPDRLARTVGTILEGAYFQPVQSEQVETMLAEGTFLEWYNVDDGAEIAGQTLADARVRERTGVSVAAIERAGSVVPSPQADTVIEVGDTLVVIGSQEDLQEFDALVSNDAANSE
- a CDS encoding cation:proton antiporter, with the translated sequence MVSEVALFELGVLFAAVALVGGIANYLRQSVIPFYIGAGILLGPYVVGRLTPYALEATEFVELGAELGIVFLLFFLGLEFNLNRLLANRSRIGKAGTVDLVVNFGGGLILGFVLFRAILPAFLVAGIVYISSSAIITKSLIDLGWIANDEAEPMLGTLVYEDLVIAVYLVVASALLLGGGDIGAAVQSIGLALGVILLLLIVVWFGTPFFERVLDADSHEFIVLRAVGITVLTAGAALALGVSEAVAAFFIGMAFSSTEHVEQLERLLEPIRDLFAAIFFVWIGLVTDPLVFAGVLTLILIAVVLTVPTKLISGYFGGRIYNLNIRQSTRVGLGMTTRGEFSLIIATLALSGAGTTLTEPVAQTIYAFAVGYVLVMSIVGTMLMQYSTPIEAAVVSRLSGFFSDSSAKTD
- a CDS encoding amino acid permease encodes the protein MSEEELAKDLGPLAALTIGVGTMIGAGIFVLPGEAILKAGSLASVAFVLGGVIAMFTALSASELGTAMPRSGGAYYYVNHALGPMFGSIAGWANWLGLAFASAFYMVGFGRYIARIFGLSGSVGVGPVSITVVKIIALVGGAFFVLINYVGAKETGRLQNIIVVLLIGILTVFTVLGTLRAEPSNLPAATDVVTTLETTGLIFVSYLGFVQITSVAEEIKDPGKNLPRAVIGSVVIVTVIYALVLVIMSAAVPPGFIADIISSNAENPIAVVEVGDYIQGAAMGGALLFGGLLATASSANASILASSRINFAMGRDRIVTPALNEIHEKFGTPYRAIGITGALILLFIVIGDLTLLSGAASGLHLIIYGLLNLALIVMRYVGPEEYTPDFVVPLYPLLPILGVVLSFALLVFVASDALILSFGIAVAAILWYFFYARTRTEKQGILSKHIISRSREMPDAAVNAATSVQPDGGQFRVMVPLANPAHEQELITLASAIAKQRGGTVVATHIVTVPDQTALAAAADRSDDIDESSQHLLDNAREDAETFGVDVETHTILSHKSYEAIFDAARTHTADLVVMGWGPDSHGSPGRAESAIDELTEAVPCDFLILRDRGFDPSRILLPTAGGPDSELSATIAKYLQSEFDAKVTLLNVAEDREAGQQFLEEWAVDNGLEDAELLVKSGDIETAIQNAADDATLLLLGATEEGLLRRLVSGSLVLNVIDNVECSVLLAEKHRDRGLLQRLF
- a CDS encoding universal stress protein, encoding MNSETDDEDILAHVLLPVAHEADALATATALEPYGPTHVTALHVVEKGDGVPDKTPVEQSEDLAAESYAAVQSVFPDADEHTAYGRDVAAEIFNAADEVDASAIAYRSRGGNRLMQFLSGDISVKLVTKADRPVIALPREDES
- a CDS encoding DUF6036 family nucleotidyltransferase is translated as MRPTFGREYIENEFQRIADGLSAPLTVYLIGGGAMSLRDLKGATKDIDLVVPDGDAYGQLWAVLMDLGYAEVQSLDPDYRALGATSCVENDDGCRLDIFNQQVANKLVLTDGMQERSEPFLDTDRLTVRLVSNEDIFLFKAIAGRDDDIEDMNMLVQAGLDYDVVRDELEAQIERLGDDQFATFANEALVELEERYGVTTPIEDRVQELMNRYYRGLEVLQALDDPMTVDELAAKLELDDEEVHDRIAYLSTFDRVRRDGDTVRPVE
- the trkA gene encoding Trk system potassium transporter TrkA; this translates as MKILIVGAGEVGSNIATSLSDNHDVVVVDTDPEMVEQLTYSIDVLAIEGDGSSLDILQQAGLEDADMLIASTDDDETNLVTCGTAKTVSDAFTIARVRNKSFFQTWKQSEGAFGVDFMVSTNLLTADNIARVIGLPAAVDVATFAGGLVQMAEFELTQENELVGQTVADADRFESLTFAALARDGDVIIPDGETSIELGDRIIIIGEPTSIQAFSRTVAPPNIPDESDDIVIVGGSDIGYNTARRLEEQDIESRLIEQDGDRARELAETLQQTLILNHDATDSEFLLRENIDQVGTLIAATDSDEKNLLVSLVANNIGVQRTIAIVEDGEYASLFEAVGIDVAVNPREVTAEEIIRFTQERQIENLSLIENRQAEIIELEIDEDSILTNRPIEESITDLPSAVVIGAVTRDREFIVPRGDTVIKAGDHIVLFVSTDIASDVMSYI